The Paramisgurnus dabryanus chromosome 6, PD_genome_1.1, whole genome shotgun sequence genome has a window encoding:
- the myl12.2 gene encoding myosin, light chain 12, genome duplicate 2 — translation MSSKKAKGKTTKKRPQRATSNVFAMFDQSQIQEFKEAFNMIDQNRDGFIDKEDLHDMLASLGKNPTDEYLEAMMNEAPGPINFTMFLTMFGEKLNGTDPEDVIKNAFACFDEEGTGFIQEDYLRELLTTMGDRFTDEEVDELFREAPIDKKGNFNYVEFTRILKHGAKDKDD, via the exons ATGTCAAGCAAAAAGGCTAAGGGGAAGACCACCAAAAAGCGCCCCCAGCGGGCCACCTCAAATGTGTTTGCCATGTTTGACCAGTCACAGATCCAGGAATTCAAGGAAGCTTTCAACATGATCGATCAGAATCGCGATGGCTTCATAGATAAAGAGGATCTGCATGATATGTTGGCCTCGTTAG GCAAGAACCCTACAGATGAATACCTCGAAGCAATGATGAATGAAGCACCCGGTCCCATAAATTTCACAATGTTCCTCACAATGTTTGGTGAGAAACTTAATGGAACAGATCCTGAAGATGTTATCAAAAATGCCTTCGCTTGTTTTGATGAAGAAGGCACAG GTTTCATTCAGGAGGACTACCTTAGAGAGCTTTTAACCACAATGGGAGACAGGTTCACAGATGAAGAAGTAGATGAGCTGTTCAGAGAGGCCCCTATTGACAAGAAAGGAAACTTCAACTATGTGGAGTTCACACGCATCCTGAAACACGGCGCTAAAGACAAAGATGACTAG